In Microbacterium sp. No. 7, the genomic window GAGAGCTACACCTCCGTCACCGGCCAGAGCTACGCCGACCTGAGCGCCGAGCCCTGGTACGAGGACCGCGCGCTGGAGCAGATCTCCGACTTCGGCCGCTATCTCGCCGAGCCGCTCGCGCAGTCGCCGACCGTGCAGGGATTCCCGACCGTCACGGTGCGGTCGGAGGGCGCCGGCGTCATGGCATCCGCGATCGTCGCCGCGGTGCCCGAGGCCCGCGTCACGATCGCCGACCTGCCCTCGCGCGTCGCGTGGTTCCGCGGCGACCTCGCCACGAGCGTCGCCGACGAGGAGCACCTGTCGCGCATCGACTTCGTGGAGCGGTCGCTGTTCGAGACGGCGCCCGCGACGGATGCCGTGCTCATCGTCAAGGAGCTCGGCCGGCACCGCCACGACGACGCCGTCCACGTGCTGCGCCGCGCCGCCGCCGGGCTCACCGACGGGGGCGCGCTGCTCGTCGTCGAGGACATCCTCAAGACCGACGAGCTCGACGAGCACGAGGTCGAGGCCGACCTGCAGATGTTCACGCTGTACGGCACCGGCATCCGCACCGAGGAGGAGCTGCTCGCGCTCTTCGCCGACGCCGGCCTTCGGGTGCACTCCGAGGAGCCCGTCGGCTGGGGATTCCGCATGTTCCGCGTCGTCCCCGTCTGAAGCCGGCCCCGTCTGACCGCACGGCCCGCCTGACCGCACGGCCCGACCCCCACCCCGCACACACACAGCACACAGAAGGAACACCGCATGACACGCACGCACACCGCCCGTCGCGCCACCGCGTTCGCCGGGCTCGCGCTCGGCGCCGCGCTCGCCCTCACCGCCTGCGGCTCGAGCACGCCCGCGTCCGGCGACGAGGCCGCCGCCGACGGCACGAGCAGCGCCGCCGCGACCGAGGGCTTCCCCGTCACGCTCGACACCGCCTACGGCGAGATCACCGTCGACGAGAAGCCGCAGAAGATCGTCGCGCTCAGCGCCAGCTATGTCGACGCCCTCGCCGCGATGGGCGTCGAGACGGTCGCGTTCAGCGCGGGCGTCGCCGACGAGGCCGCGTTCGCCGCGTCGTTCCCGTGGCTCGAGGGCGTCGCGACGGGCCCGATGGACCCCGCGCTCGTCAACGCGGAGTACCAGCCCGTGCTCGAGGCGATCGCGAAGTACGACCCCGACCTGATCCTCGCCAACACGTGGCAGGTCGACGAGGACCTCTACACGCAGATCTCCTCGATCGCCCCGACGTTCGTCGGCGTCACCCTCGGCAACAACGACTGGAACGTGACCCTCGACGCGATCGGCGAGCTGATCGGCGAGCCGGATGCCGCCGACGCCGCCGCCGCGAAGGTCGAGGAGGCGTACGCCGCGGCGAGCGCCGGGATGCCCGGCCTGGAGGGCAAGACCTACCAGTCGGTCGGCTATGACGGCACCAAGTTCTGGTTCGGCAACGGCAGCTGGCTCGACGGTTTCGGCCTCGTGCCCGCCGAGAACCAGGACAACACGCAGTCGGGCAACGGCACCAACGACATCTCGCTGGAGAACATCGACCAGCTGAGCGCCGACGTGCTGAGCATCTGGTTCTGGCAGTCGGACCCTGCGGTGCTCGGCGCCGACCCGCGCTACCAGCAGCTGCCCGCTGTGAAGAACGAAGCCGTGCTCGTGCCCGACCTGGCGCTCGCCAACGCGACGAACGGCGCCGGCCCGCTCAGCCTCGCCTGGGCGATCGACTGGGTGACCGAGCAGCTCTCGGGCACCGCGCTCGCGAAGGGCTGATCCCGACGTGACCGTCATCGGCCGGGAGGGGCCCGCCGCCCCTCCCGGCACCACGCCCTTCGAGACCGGGGTGCACGAGCAGCCCGGCGCCGCGCCGCGCGCCCCGCGCACGCGCCGCGCCGTCGGCCTCGCGATCGCCCTCGCGGCGCTCGTCGCGCTCATGCTGCTGAGCGTCGCCGTGGGCTCCAAGAACATCCCGCTCGACGGCGTGCTGCACGGCCTCTTCGCCTACACGGGCGAGGGCGACGACTTCGTGATCTGGGACCTGCGCGTGCCGCGCACCGTCACGGGCATCGTCGTCGGTGCGGCGCTCGGCCTCGCCGGCGCCCTCATCCAGGCGCTCACCCGCAACCCGCTCGCCGACCCCGGCATCCTGGGCGTCAACGCGGGCGCCATGCTCTTCGTCGCCCTCGGGGTCGCGGTGCTCGGCGTCTCCAGCATCCAGGGCTACATCTGGTTCGCGCTCGCCGGGGCGCTCCTCGTGACCGTCGCGGTCTTCGCGATCGGCGCGGCCGGCCGCAGCGGCGTCGATCCGCTGCGGCTCACGCTCGCCGGGATGGCGGTCGGCGCGGCGCTGCAGGGCGTCGTCACGGGACTCATGCTGCTCAACACCGAGGCGTTCAACACCATGCGCACGTGGAACGCGGGCACGCTCGTCGGCCGTGGCTTCGACGTGCTGCTGCCCGTGCTGCCGTTCCTGGGCGTCGGCGTGCTCATCGCCGCCGGTGTCGCCGCGTCGCTCAACGCGATCGCGCTCGGTGACGACCTCGCCCGCTCGCTCGGCATCCGCATCGGCCGGATCCGCGTGCTCACGGTCGTCGCCGTCACCCTGCTCGCCGGCGGCGCGACCGCGATCGCGGGGCCGATCGGCTTCGTCGGCCTCATGATCCCGCACATCGCCCGGTGGATCACCGGTCCCGACCAGCGCTGGATCCTCGCCTACACGCTCGTGCTCGCGCCCTCGCTCGTGCTCGCCTCCGACGTGCTCGGCCGGGTGGTCATGAGCCCCGGCGAGCTGCCCGTCGGCGTCGTCACCGCGTTCGTCGGCGCGCCCGTGCTCGTCGTGCTTGTGCGCCGCCGGAAGGCGAGCGGACTGTGAGCGTCGCCGCGCGGGATGCCGGTGTCGCATCCATCGACTTCGGCAGCGCACAGGTCGTGACCCGGGCCGGCGGCGTCGCGCTGCGCTGGCGGCGCCGCTCCCTCGTGACGGGCGCCGTGCTCGCCGCGCTCACCCTCGCCGTCGGCATCCTCTCGCTCATGATCGGGCAGTACCCGCTGTCGGTCGCGCAGGTGTGGGCCGCGCTCACCGGCGACCCGGAGGCCGGGTTCGCGAGCACCGTCGTGCTCGAATGGCGGCTGCCGCGCGCCGTCGCGGCGATCGTCTTCGGCGCTGCGCTCGGCATCGCCGGAGCGATCTTCCAGTCGCTCACCCGCAACCCGCTCGCGAGCCCCGACATCATCGGCTTCAGCACCGGGTCGTACACGGGCGCCCTCATCGTGATCATCCTGCTCGGCGGCGGCTACCTGCAGGTCGCGGCCGGCGCGCTCGTCGGCGGGCTCGCGACCGCGCTGCTCGTCTACCTCGTCGCCTGGCAGCGGGGCGTGCAGGGATTCCGGCTCATCATCGCCGGCATCGCGTTCAGCGCGATGCTGATGTCGGTCAACGTGTGGCTGCTCATGGTCAGCACGCAGGAGGTGGCGCTCAGCGCGACGGCGTGGGGCATCGGCTCGCTGAACGGCATGATCGGCGCGCAGGTCGCCGGGGCGTGCGCGGTCATCGCGCTGCTGTTCGTCGCGGCCGCGGTGTGCGCGCCCGGCCTGCGGCAGCTCGAGCTCGGCGACGACGCGGCGAAGGCGGGCGGCGTGCGCGTCGAGCCCCTGCGCCTCTCGCTCATCGTCATCGGCGTCGCCTTCACCGCGACGGTCACGGCCTCGGCCGGGCCGATCGCGTTCGTGGCGCTCGCCGCGCCGCAGATCGCCCGGCGGCTCGTGCGATCGCCCGGCGTCGCGCTCGTGCCCGCCGCGATCATGGGCGCCCTCATGCTGGCATCCGCCGACATCGTCGCGCAGCACCTGCTGACCCCGGGCCTGCCCGTCGGCGTGGTCACGGTCGTGATCGGCGGCGGGTATCTGGTGTGGCTGCTCGTGCGCGAGGCGCGAGGGCGGGGCTGAGGCTCGGATGGGCGGCGGAGTCTCGGATGGACGCTGGGTTTCGGATGGGTGGCTGAGGTTCGGATGGGTGCTGAGTTTCGGATGACAGGAGAGACCGCGATGACAGGTCGCACCGCGCGACTGCGCACCGACGACGCGACGCTCGGCTACGACGCCCGCACGATCAGCACGGGCCTGACCGTCGACATCCCCGACGGCTCGTTCACCGTGATCGTCGGGCCCAACGGCTGCGGGAAGTCGACGCTGCTGCGCGGCCTCGCGCGCCTCATCAAGCCCGCGGGCGGCACGGTGACCCTCGACGGGCGGCCGCTCGCGTCGTATCGCGCGAAGGATCTGGCGCGGCAGATCGCGCTGCTGCCGCAGAGCTCGATTGCCCCCGACGGCATCGGCGTCGCCGACCTCGTCGCCCGCGGACGCTTTCCGCACCAGAACCTCATCCGGCAGTGGACGCCGGCCGACGAGGCCGCCGTCGCCGAGGCGCTGCGCGCGACCGGGCTCACCGAGCTCTCCTCGCGTCCCGTGGCCGAGCTGTCGGGCGGGCAGCGGCAGCGCGTCTGGATCGCGATGGCGCTCGCCCAGGAGGCGCCGATCATGCTGCTCGACGAGCCGACGACCTATCTGGACATCGCGCACCAGATCGACCTGATGGAGCTGTTCACGCATCTGCATCGTGCGGGGCGCACGCTCGTCGCGGTGCTGCACGACCTGAACCAGGCCGCCCGGTTCGCGACGCACCTCATCGCGATGCGCGACGGACAGATCGTCGCCCAGGGGCCGCCCGCCGAGGTGCTCACGAGCGACCTCGTCGAGCGCGTCTTCGGTCTGCGCTGCATCGTCACCCCCGACCCCGTCACCGGGACCCCGCAGGTCGTGCCGCTGACCCGCACGTGCTGCGCCGGGTGCGAGGCCACCGGGGTGGATGCCGGGGCGCCCGCCGGCGCGCCCGTCGCTTAACTCAGGAGAACCGCGCGGAAAGCCCCGGTTCTCAGGCTCACCGGTGCGATTCTCCTGAGTTGTGAACACGGGGGCGGCGTGGGGGCGGCCCGGTGGGCCGTCGGGCTTCGCGGGCGTCGGGCCGCCGAGGCTAGGGGCGGGAGGTGCGGCGGAGCGTGAGGCCGCGGGACGACTCGACGAAGCCCGCGGCGTGCAGGGCGCGGCCGACGGCGGTGCCGTAGACGAACTGACCGCTGACCTGCTCGATCGTGAGGGTGTCGAGACGGTGGGCGCGCGCTGTCTCGACGAGGCTGCGCGCCGCGGCGGCGAGCACGGTCTCGTCGTCGGTGAAGGCGAGGGCCGAGCGTCCGCCGCGCTCGAGGTAGAGCACCAGGATGCCATCGACGAGCGTCACGAGCGCACCCGCCTTGCGGCCGGGGCGATGGCCGACCCCCTCGAGCGCGGGCCACGCGAGCGCCGCGCCGTAGGGGTTGGCGGGGTCCGTCGCGGCCAGTGTGCGCGCGGCGAGCGGTGCCGGATCAGGCAGCGTGGCGAACTCGCGCACGCGGTCGATCGTCGCCGACGTCGCGAACTGTGCGGCGCCGAGGCGTTCGATGACATAGCCGCGGCGGCAGTGCCCGGCATCCTCGAATCCGGAGAGCACGCGATAGACCTGCGCGAACCCGCCCGGCACGCCTTCGGCCTGCACCGAGCCGCGCGTGACGACGCCGTACCGCTCCAGCAGCAGGCTCGCGGTCGCCGCGGCTCGGACGGCGGCGTCGGGCTCGGGCGCCGGCAGCAGCGACCAGCGGCCCCCGGCGAGGGGTGCGCGCGGTGGCGTGGTGCGCGCGGCGGCCAGCGGCGTGCCGCGGAACATGCGGGTGCGCGGTGTGCGCCGCGCCGTGCGATGCGCCTGCGAGCCACCCGACAGCAGCGTGCGGATGGGGGCGAAGGTGTCACCCGTGACACGCCCGGTCCAGGCGAGGTTCCACAGCGCGTCGACGACGGCGGTCTCGCTCTCGGCGCCGGTCAGCGTCTGGAGCTGGGCCGCGAAGAACGCGCCGCCGCCGACGAGCACGTCGAGCACCCGCTGCTCGAGTGCGCTCGTCTCGGCCGGCTCGTCGGGCGGAACGAGCGTGACGGATGCCAGATCGGCCGGATGCAGGGCGATCCAGCCGTCGCGTCCGGGCAGCGAGCCGTGGCCGGACCAGACGACCTCGCCCGTGGCGAGCAGCTCGTCGAGCAGGGACGGCGCGTAGTCGCGCACGCGTGACGGCAGGATGAGCGACTCCCACGCGCTCGCCGGGAGCGGCACGCCCGCCAGCTGCTCGATCGTGGCGAGCACGCCGTCGACGCCCTCGAGCGGCCGATCGAGGTGCTGCCATGCGGGCAGGAACCGTGCGAACGCGTCGGGAGGCACGGGCTCGACGGCGCCGCGGATCGCCGCGAGGGAACGCAGTCGCAGCCGGCGCAGCACCTCGGTGTCGCACCATTCGCGGTCGTCGGATCCCGGCGGGGCATCGGCGAGGAAGTATCCGCTCGACAGGCGGCCCTGCGACTCGAGACGCTGCAGCGCCTGGCGCGCGACCGCTGCGCCGAGCCCGAACCGGGCGGCGACATCGCCGGTGCGGAAGGGCCCGTGCGTGCGGGCATGGCGGGCGACGAGGTCGGCCAGTGGATCGGCGACGGGCTCGAGGAACGCCGTGGGGATGCCGACCGGCAGTCCGATGCCGAGGGCGTCGCGCAGGCGCCCGGCATCCTCGATCGCGGCGACCCGCTCGCTGCCCGCGATCGTCACGGGGATCGCCCGGCGCGCCGCCACCAGCTCGCCGAGCAGCGCGGATGCCAGCGAAGCAGCGCCTGCCGCTCCGGCCCCCGCTGATCGCGTCCCGTCGTCGGGCCTGGCCCCCGCGCCCGAACTATCCACGCCCGCTGATCGAGTGCCGTCGCGCAGCACCACCGCTGATCGAGTGCCGTCGCGCAGCGACGGTGTATCGAGATCCCGCGTATCGAGATCAGACGTATCGCGATCCCGCGCATCGAGACCCGCCGACGCCGCGTCCAGCCGCTCCGCGACCTCCGCGGCATCCAGGGGTCCGAGCAGGCGCAGCAGGTCGGCGACGCCCTCGACGCCGCGCACGCGCCGGTCGGGGGCGAGCCGCTGCGCCTCGGCCTCGAACTGCACGATGACGGCGGGGTCGAGCAGCTCACGCAGCTCGACCTTGCCGAGCAGCTCCGACAGCAGGGCGGGGTCGATCGACAGGGCCGCCGCGCGTCGCTCGGCGAGGGGCGAGTCGCCCTCGTACATGAACGCACCGACATATCCGAACAGCAGGTCGCGTGCGAACGGCGACGGCTGGCTCGTCGTGGTCTCGACGAGCCGGATGCGCCGGTCGCCGATCGCGCGGGCGACGCGCAGCAGCGCGGGCAGGTCGTAGACGTCTTGCAGCACCTCGCGCAGCGTCTCGAGGATGATCGGGAACGTCGGATGCTTGCGCGCGACCTCCAGCAGCTGCGCCGAGCGCTGCCGTTGCTGCCACAGCGGCGCGCGCTTCTGCGGGTTCAGGCGCGGCAGTAGCAGCGCCCGGGCCGCGCACTCGCGGAAGCGTGAGGCGAACAGGGCCGATCCGCCCACCTCGTCGGTCACGAGCTGCTCCAGCTCGTCGGGTTCGAACACGAACAGCTCGGCGCCGGGCGGCTCGGCGTCGGCGTCGGGCACGCGGGCGATGATGCCGTCGTCGCTCGCGACCGCCGACCCTTCGACGCCGAGGCGTTCGCGGATGCGTGCGTTCACCGCGAGCGCCCACGGCGCGTGCACGTGCATGCCGTAAGGGGAATGCAGGATCACCCGCCAGTCGCCGACCTCGTCGCGCGACCGCTCGACCGTGAGGGTGCGGTCGGTCGGCAGGCTGCCGGTCGCCTCGCGCTGCTCGCTCAGGTAGGCGAGCAGGTTGGCGATCGCGTTGTCGTTGAGGCCCGACTCGCGCAGGCGTGCCGTCGCCTTCTCGGGAGGCTCCGCGGCGATCTCGCGTGAGAACCGGCCGAGCGCCTCGCCGAGCTCGGACGGTCGCCCGAGGCCGTCGCCGTGCCAGAACGGCAGCTTGCCGGGCTGCCCGAACGCCGGCACGACGTTGACGCGGTCGTGCGTGATCTCGACGATGCGCCAGCTCGTTGTGCCGAGAGTGAACACGTCGTTCACGCGCGACTCGTAGACCATCTCCTCGTCGAGCTCGCCCACGCGCGCGCCCGTCGTCTCGCCCGCGACGAACACGCCGAACAGGCCGCGATCGGGAATCGTGCCGCCGCTCGTGACCGCGATGCGCTGCGCGCCCGGCCGCCCGGTGAGCGTGCCGTGATCGCGATCCCACACGACCCGCGGTCGCAGCTCGGCGAACTCGTCGGACGGGTAGCGTCCCGCGAGCAGATCGAGCGTCGCCTCGTAGGCCGAGCGCGGCAGCGAGCGGAACGGTGCCGAGCGGCACACCGTCTCATACCAGCCCTCGACGTCGACCGGCCCGACGGCGCACGCGGCGACCGTCTGCTGCGCGAGGATGTCGAGCGGGTTCTGCGGAATCGCGATCGCCTCGATCTTTCCCGCGAGCATGCGCTCGGTCACGACGGCCGTGTGCAGGATGTCGCCGCGGTGCTTGGGGAACAGCGCCGCGCGGCTCACCTCGCCCACCTGATGCCCCGCGCGCCCGACGCGCTGCAGACCGGATGCCGCCGACGGCGGCGCCTCGACCTGGATGACGAGGTCGACGGCTCCCATGTCGATGCCGAGCTCGAGGCTGCTCGTCGCGACGACGCAGCGCAGCGTGCCCGACTTCAGCTCGTCCTCGACCTGCGCGCGCTGCTCCTTCGACACCGATCCGTGGTGCGCCTTCGCGAGCACGGGCGGCGCGCCGCTGGAGACGCCGGACTGCGCCATCGTCTCGGCCGGCATCCCGCCCGCCGGGCGCGCGCCGGCGCGCGCCGCCCCCGCCGGAACGCCGCCTGGCGTCGAGCCCGCCCCCGCTGGTCGAGTGCCGTCGCGCAGCGACGGCGTATCGAGACCCGGCGTATCGAGACCCGGCGTATCGACACCCGCGAGCTCTTCGTAGATCTCATTGAGCCGGCCCGTGAGCCGCTCGGCGAGCCGGCGGGAGTTGGCGAACACGATCGTGGACCGGTGCGCGAGGATGCGCTCGACGATCGCCTCCTCGACGTGCGGCCACACCGAGCCCGTCGCGGGCGCCGAGGTCGTGTACCAGTCGGCATCCTCGTCGGTGTTCCCGGCATCCGCCGGCGTGCCCGGAGGCGGCGGGGGATTGGCCATGTCGGGCATCGGCACGACGACGCGCAGATCGAAGGCCTTCGTGGCGCGCGGCGCGACGATCTCGACGGGCGCGGCGCCGCCCAGGAAGCGCGCGACCTCGTCGATCGGGCGCACCGTCGCCGAGAGGCCGATGCGCTGCGCCGGAGCGTCGAGCAGCGCGTCGAGGCGCTCGAGGCTCACCGCGAGGTGCGCGCCGCGCTTGGTCGCGGCGACGGCGTGCACCTCGTCGACGATCACGGTGTGCACGCCGCGCAACGTCTGCGCCGCCTGCGACGTCAGCATGAGATAGAGGGACTCGGGCGTCGTGATGAGGATGTCGGGCGGGTCGACGACGAGCCGCCGACGGTCGGCCGCGGGCGTGTCGCCCGAGCGCACGCCGACCGTCACGGGCGGCACGCGAAGGCCCAGCCGCCGGGCCGACTGGTCGATGCCCACGAGCGGAGACCGCAGGTTGCGCTCGACGTCGACGCCCAGGGCCTTGAGCGGGGAGACGTACAGCACGCGCGTGCGCGGCATGCTCGAGGCCTGCGTGCCGCCTTCCTCGGCGGACGAGGACTCGCGCTTGTCGTGGAAGATGCGGTCGATCGCCCAGAGGAACGCCGACAGCGTCTTGCCCGAGCCGGTCGGCGCGACCACGAGGGCGTGCCTGCCCTCCGAGATCGCGGCCCACGCACCCGCCTGAGCCGTCGTCGGCCGCGCGAACGCGCCGCGGAACCAGTCCTGCGTCGCGGGGCCGAAGCGGGCGAGTGCGTCATCCATCACCCCATCATCGTCCGACCCTCCGACATCGACGCCACGAGTGCGGGAGATCGGCGGGCGCGACCCCGATCGCGCCCGCGTGTCGGGGCTCTGCGGTAGCGTCGAGAACCGGCGGCACCGTGCCCGTGCACGGACCGCCACCTGACCCGTAGTCCACACCCGCACCCATCCCGAGGAGCCCCGTGACGAGCCCTGCCCCGAGCCGCGAGCCGCGCGCGGAGACGAGCCCGGCGGAGGGCACGGCCACGAGCCCGTCGACCGATTCCGCGGCGACGTCCCGCGTCGTGCCTCGCGGGGGCGTATCGCCGGTGCTCGTCGCCGTCGTGCTCGTCGCCGCGCTCGCCGTGGCCTCGCTGCTCCTGCTGCAGGGCGACGGCTGGCTGTGGGGCGTCTGGCTGTTCACGCTCGCGCTGCCCGGCGCCGCCGTGTGGCCGCTCGCCGTGCGGCTGTTCCATCGCACGCCCGCGGTCGTGCTGCCCTTCGCGCTCGCGCTCGGCGGACTGCTCGTCGGGCTCGCGGTGTGGACCCTGGCATCCCTGCGCATCCTGCCGTTCCAGTCGTGGGCGATCTGGCTCGTCCTCGCCGCGCTCGCGGCGGCCTGCTGGGGGCCGCCGGGCCTGCGCGCCGGCGTGCGCGACCTGCGCGGCGACCGCCACGCGCTCGTCGGCGCGACCCTGTTCGCGGCGCTGTTCGTCGTGGCGCTCGGCGCATGGAGCTATGTGCGCGGCATGAACCCGGCGATCGACGGACTCGAGAAGTTCATGGACTTCGGGTTCATGATGAGCCTCGTCCGCAGCGACGCGCTGCCCGCCGCCGACCCCTGGCTCGCCGGCCACGACATCAACTACTACTACTTCGGGCAGTTCTTCTACACGCTGTTCGTCAAGCTGAGCCTCGTGCCGCCCGCGGTCGGCTACAACCTCGCCGTCGCCTCGACGGTCGCCTACGCGCTCACGCTCGCGGCCGCGATCGGATGGCAGCTGAGCGCCTGGCGTCGGCCCGGACGTGCCCGTCGGCACGCGCTCACGGCCCTCGCCACGGCGTTCTTCGTCGGCGTCGCCGGCAACGCGCACTCCTTCTTCTACGCGACGAACGGTCCCGGTCGCGGGCTCATCGAGGCGGGCAGTGCCGCCGGCCTTCCGCTGGGCAGCACCGCGGACTGGTTCTACCCGCGATCCACGCGCTACATCGGCTACAACCCCGAGACGACCGACAAGACGATCCACGAGTTCCCGTCGTACTCGTTCCTGGTCGGCGACCTGCACGCGCACCTCGTCAACACGCTGTTCGTGCTGCTGTTCATCGGTCTCGTGATCCAGCACGTCGCCACGCGGTCGACGCAGGCGACGACGGATGCCGTGGACCCCGGCGCCCCCGTCGCGGCGCGCCTGCGGGGCGCGGCCCAGGCCCTCGTGCGCACGCCCCTCCCGCTGTTCGGCGCGCTCGCGCTCGCGGTGTTCCTGATGGGCAACTACTGGGACCTCGTGATCTACTACGTCGTGCTCGCGGGCGTCGTGCTCGTGGCGGCGATCGGCGCGCGCCCGCGGCCCACGGCATCCGCCCTCGGCCTGTTCGCCGTGCAGCAGCTATGCGTGCTCGTGCCGTTCGCCGTGATCGGCGACGTCGTGCTCGCGACCGTCGTGATGCTCGCCGGCAGTGGGCTCGCGGCGTTCTGCCTGCGTGTGCGCGACGAACGGCTCACGCGCGACGGTGCGGGGGTCGCGTTCGCGTTCGCCCTCGCGCACCTCGTCGCGCTGCCGTTCGGCCTCGGGTTCGACCCCATCTCACGCAGCATCGCGTTCGCGCAGGCGCACACGCCCGTGTCGCAGCTGCTCGTCGTCTGGGGCCCGCAGCTGCTCATCCTGCTCGGCGGCGCGATCGCGTTCGTCGCGGCGCGGCCGTTCGTGCGCGACCGCCCGGCGAGCGACTGGATCGTCGTCGCCCTCGGCCTGTGCGCGGTCGGGCTCATCGCCGTGCCCGAGGTCGTCTACGTCGTCGACATCTATGAGAACGGGTTCGCGCGCGCGAACACCATGTTCAAGCTGACCTATCAGGCGAGCATCCTGCTCGGCATCGTCATGCCGTACGTGCTGGCGGGTGCCGCGCTGCGCGCGTGGGACGCCTGGCGCGAACGCCGCGCCGCGGCGGCGAGCGGTGCGGCGGCGGACGCGGACGGCGCGGCGGGCGACGGAGGTGGTGCGGCGGCGGACGGGGGCGGCGCGGCGGTGGACGGGGGTCGTGCGGCGGGTGGTCGCGCCGTCGTGCGCACGACCGTGCTCGTGCTCGGTCTCGCGGCGGCGGTCGCGCCGGCCTGGTACCCGCTCGCGGCCCTGCCGCAGGTGATCCCGACGCTGCGTCCCGCCGACTACCGGGGATACGACGGGGCCGCGTGGATGGCGCGTTCCGCCCCGGGCACCACGCTCATCGGCGGTCAGCAGCACAACGAGGCCCTCGCCGACGACGCCGCGGCGATCGCGTGGCTCAACGCGGAGGTCGACGGTCAGCCGCACATCGTGGAGGCCGCGGGCGTGTCGTACACGCACCTCTCCCGCATCTCGTCGTTCACGGGGCTGCCGACCGTGCTCGGCTGGGACACGCACGAGTGGCTGTGGCGCACGTCGGCGAGCCAGCCCGACGCCTACGGCGCCGTCGTCGCCCCGCGCACGCGCGAGATCAAGGAGTTCTACACGCAGCCCGACGTCTACGCCGCCGACTTCCTGCAGCGCTACGACGTGACCTACGTCATCGTCGGCGAGCTCGAGCGCTCGCGGTACCCCGACATGGACCCCGCGCGCATCGAGGCCCTCGGCGAGGTCGTGTTCCGCAGCGGCACCACGGCGGTCGTGCGCGTCGGCTGACGACCGGATGCCGGCGCTGCCGCGGTCCGAACTCCTCCGATTCGCGCCCCGTGGGGTGGGAAAGCGCGCGTGGGCGGGCGCTGGTCCTCGAATCGGAGGAGTTCGGGCGCGGTGGTCCGGCA contains:
- a CDS encoding Lhr family ATP-dependent helicase, which produces MDDALARFGPATQDWFRGAFARPTTAQAGAWAAISEGRHALVVAPTGSGKTLSAFLWAIDRIFHDKRESSSAEEGGTQASSMPRTRVLYVSPLKALGVDVERNLRSPLVGIDQSARRLGLRVPPVTVGVRSGDTPAADRRRLVVDPPDILITTPESLYLMLTSQAAQTLRGVHTVIVDEVHAVAATKRGAHLAVSLERLDALLDAPAQRIGLSATVRPIDEVARFLGGAAPVEIVAPRATKAFDLRVVVPMPDMANPPPPPGTPADAGNTDEDADWYTTSAPATGSVWPHVEEAIVERILAHRSTIVFANSRRLAERLTGRLNEIYEELAGVDTPGLDTPGLDTPSLRDGTRPAGAGSTPGGVPAGAARAGARPAGGMPAETMAQSGVSSGAPPVLAKAHHGSVSKEQRAQVEDELKSGTLRCVVATSSLELGIDMGAVDLVIQVEAPPSAASGLQRVGRAGHQVGEVSRAALFPKHRGDILHTAVVTERMLAGKIEAIAIPQNPLDILAQQTVAACAVGPVDVEGWYETVCRSAPFRSLPRSAYEATLDLLAGRYPSDEFAELRPRVVWDRDHGTLTGRPGAQRIAVTSGGTIPDRGLFGVFVAGETTGARVGELDEEMVYESRVNDVFTLGTTSWRIVEITHDRVNVVPAFGQPGKLPFWHGDGLGRPSELGEALGRFSREIAAEPPEKATARLRESGLNDNAIANLLAYLSEQREATGSLPTDRTLTVERSRDEVGDWRVILHSPYGMHVHAPWALAVNARIRERLGVEGSAVASDDGIIARVPDADAEPPGAELFVFEPDELEQLVTDEVGGSALFASRFRECAARALLLPRLNPQKRAPLWQQRQRSAQLLEVARKHPTFPIILETLREVLQDVYDLPALLRVARAIGDRRIRLVETTTSQPSPFARDLLFGYVGAFMYEGDSPLAERRAAALSIDPALLSELLGKVELRELLDPAVIVQFEAEAQRLAPDRRVRGVEGVADLLRLLGPLDAAEVAERLDAASAGLDARDRDTSDLDTRDLDTPSLRDGTRSAVVLRDGTRSAGVDSSGAGARPDDGTRSAGAGAAGAASLASALLGELVAARRAIPVTIAGSERVAAIEDAGRLRDALGIGLPVGIPTAFLEPVADPLADLVARHARTHGPFRTGDVAARFGLGAAVARQALQRLESQGRLSSGYFLADAPPGSDDREWCDTEVLRRLRLRSLAAIRGAVEPVPPDAFARFLPAWQHLDRPLEGVDGVLATIEQLAGVPLPASAWESLILPSRVRDYAPSLLDELLATGEVVWSGHGSLPGRDGWIALHPADLASVTLVPPDEPAETSALEQRVLDVLVGGGAFFAAQLQTLTGAESETAVVDALWNLAWTGRVTGDTFAPIRTLLSGGSQAHRTARRTPRTRMFRGTPLAAARTTPPRAPLAGGRWSLLPAPEPDAAVRAAATASLLLERYGVVTRGSVQAEGVPGGFAQVYRVLSGFEDAGHCRRGYVIERLGAAQFATSATIDRVREFATLPDPAPLAARTLAATDPANPYGAALAWPALEGVGHRPGRKAGALVTLVDGILVLYLERGGRSALAFTDDETVLAAAARSLVETARAHRLDTLTIEQVSGQFVYGTAVGRALHAAGFVESSRGLTLRRTSRP
- a CDS encoding DUF2298 domain-containing protein, which translates into the protein MTSPAPSREPRAETSPAEGTATSPSTDSAATSRVVPRGGVSPVLVAVVLVAALAVASLLLLQGDGWLWGVWLFTLALPGAAVWPLAVRLFHRTPAVVLPFALALGGLLVGLAVWTLASLRILPFQSWAIWLVLAALAAACWGPPGLRAGVRDLRGDRHALVGATLFAALFVVALGAWSYVRGMNPAIDGLEKFMDFGFMMSLVRSDALPAADPWLAGHDINYYYFGQFFYTLFVKLSLVPPAVGYNLAVASTVAYALTLAAAIGWQLSAWRRPGRARRHALTALATAFFVGVAGNAHSFFYATNGPGRGLIEAGSAAGLPLGSTADWFYPRSTRYIGYNPETTDKTIHEFPSYSFLVGDLHAHLVNTLFVLLFIGLVIQHVATRSTQATTDAVDPGAPVAARLRGAAQALVRTPLPLFGALALAVFLMGNYWDLVIYYVVLAGVVLVAAIGARPRPTASALGLFAVQQLCVLVPFAVIGDVVLATVVMLAGSGLAAFCLRVRDERLTRDGAGVAFAFALAHLVALPFGLGFDPISRSIAFAQAHTPVSQLLVVWGPQLLILLGGAIAFVAARPFVRDRPASDWIVVALGLCAVGLIAVPEVVYVVDIYENGFARANTMFKLTYQASILLGIVMPYVLAGAALRAWDAWRERRAAAASGAAADADGAAGDGGGAAADGGGAAVDGGRAAGGRAVVRTTVLVLGLAAAVAPAWYPLAALPQVIPTLRPADYRGYDGAAWMARSAPGTTLIGGQQHNEALADDAAAIAWLNAEVDGQPHIVEAAGVSYTHLSRISSFTGLPTVLGWDTHEWLWRTSASQPDAYGAVVAPRTREIKEFYTQPDVYAADFLQRYDVTYVIVGELERSRYPDMDPARIEALGEVVFRSGTTAVVRVG